A DNA window from Prosthecobacter debontii contains the following coding sequences:
- a CDS encoding glycoside hydrolase family 10 protein produces the protein MITNRRLISLMFSFWIAAGFVSAQSPAVPMPARELRGSWIATVHNINWPSEPGLPATRQKEQLQRLIQSAHDHGLNCLIFQVRPAGDALYESSLEPWSPYLSGLMSLPPSPRWDPLDFAVKEAHRLGMELHAWFNPFRALAGDKHAPSANHIRRQHPEWTVKYGRDWWMDPGIPEVRQRALEVMLDVTRRYDVDGIHMDDYFYPYPLPGADKKPIPFDDTRSYAKYASSALGGLAPSLPEWRRQNVDALVRATYTGIKEIKRTVKFGISPFGLWRPNFPEGTGGGLDPYEEMGADSRKWLQQGWVDYLTPQLYWTIDRPKLGFTTYYEWWLNENTLGRHIWPGMNSSKVGDDRYAGEILRQISVLRERGLRMTPGHFHWNFAALDKDVGKLGTLTKERAYTIHALPPASPWLSQVALPAPLLEKLAEGKRLRWGFNDPRWENYSRWWVIQALIEGKWRTVEVTFKDQHELDWPSKAAAVAVRAAGHSWEVGEAGLITR, from the coding sequence ATGATCACGAACCGACGTCTGATCTCTTTGATGTTTTCCTTCTGGATAGCCGCTGGTTTCGTGAGCGCTCAATCACCCGCCGTGCCGATGCCAGCGCGTGAATTACGCGGCTCCTGGATTGCCACCGTCCATAACATCAATTGGCCGAGTGAACCAGGGCTGCCTGCCACCCGGCAAAAAGAGCAATTGCAACGTCTGATTCAGAGCGCCCATGACCATGGTCTGAACTGTCTGATCTTTCAGGTGCGGCCTGCAGGAGATGCTCTCTATGAATCAAGCCTGGAGCCCTGGTCTCCTTACCTCAGTGGTCTAATGAGCCTGCCGCCTTCCCCGCGTTGGGACCCGTTAGACTTTGCGGTGAAGGAGGCCCATCGCCTCGGCATGGAGCTGCACGCTTGGTTCAATCCTTTCCGGGCTCTGGCAGGGGATAAACATGCCCCGAGTGCCAACCACATTCGGCGTCAGCACCCCGAGTGGACGGTGAAGTATGGCCGCGACTGGTGGATGGACCCGGGTATCCCTGAGGTGCGTCAGCGCGCTCTGGAGGTGATGCTGGATGTCACCCGGCGGTATGATGTGGATGGCATTCACATGGATGATTATTTTTATCCCTATCCCCTTCCTGGGGCGGATAAAAAGCCGATCCCTTTTGATGATACGAGAAGTTATGCCAAGTATGCGTCAAGTGCGCTGGGAGGTCTGGCCCCGAGTCTGCCGGAGTGGCGGCGGCAGAATGTGGATGCCCTGGTGCGTGCGACTTACACCGGTATCAAGGAGATCAAACGTACGGTGAAGTTTGGCATCAGTCCCTTCGGGCTTTGGCGGCCCAATTTCCCTGAAGGCACAGGTGGCGGTCTGGACCCCTACGAGGAGATGGGGGCGGATAGCCGCAAGTGGCTCCAGCAAGGCTGGGTGGACTACCTGACACCGCAACTCTATTGGACCATCGACCGCCCCAAGCTGGGTTTCACCACTTACTACGAGTGGTGGTTGAATGAAAATACGTTAGGGCGTCATATCTGGCCGGGGATGAACTCCAGCAAGGTGGGGGATGACCGTTATGCCGGGGAGATTCTTCGGCAGATCAGCGTGCTGCGGGAGCGCGGCCTGCGGATGACTCCGGGCCACTTTCATTGGAACTTTGCCGCGCTGGATAAAGACGTGGGAAAGCTGGGCACTCTGACCAAAGAACGCGCCTACACCATCCATGCGCTGCCTCCTGCCAGCCCGTGGCTCAGTCAAGTGGCTCTACCGGCACCCTTGCTGGAAAAGCTGGCGGAGGGGAAACGTCTGCGCTGGGGCTTTAATGATCCACGTTGGGAAAACTACAGCCGCTGGTGGGTGATCCAGGCCCTCATCGAAGGGAAGTGGCGCACGGTGGAGGTGACGTTTAAGGATCAGCATGAACTCGATTGGCCATCCAAGGCTGCGGCGGTGGCCGTGCGAGCCGCAGGGCACTCCTGGGAAGTGGGAGAGGCGGGGCTGATTACTCGTTAA
- a CDS encoding Ldh family oxidoreductase, with the protein MATTYHVLPTAAHNDLVRAAYLHRGYTAAEAEDAARFCEMASTHGIRTHNAIKALHLDHLFGSATGGCKPGAEVKVIEKKFAASEVWDAQLKLGQSVAFRAMERCMEMADKYGIGQVSVDNAFHYLWGGGYVMDAAKKGYIAYTNCTSTLGEVVPFGGKFPVLGTNPHSWGLPTQDACGFPIVIDWATSTVAMGRVQQLKREGKPLPPGAAVDAEGNPTTDANAAQWLLPFGAHKGYGLSLLIEVMGAMIGGSLPTLRGGGAHPDIKGKPAPAGEKRTSSFYFQVIHPDAISSGLFAQGRDFASNLKAVIDDILGHGNEACMLPGQPEAQNATHTQKAGGLLFSTAEVDALNEIADEVGVARFDAASLPVYDA; encoded by the coding sequence ATGGCTACCACGTATCACGTCCTGCCCACCGCCGCCCACAATGACCTCGTCCGCGCTGCTTACCTGCACCGTGGTTACACCGCCGCTGAGGCTGAAGACGCCGCACGTTTCTGCGAGATGGCTTCCACTCACGGCATCCGCACTCACAATGCCATCAAGGCTTTGCACCTGGATCATCTGTTCGGCAGCGCGACCGGCGGCTGCAAGCCCGGTGCTGAGGTGAAGGTGATCGAGAAAAAGTTTGCTGCCAGTGAGGTGTGGGATGCTCAGTTGAAGCTCGGTCAGAGCGTGGCTTTCCGTGCCATGGAGCGCTGCATGGAGATGGCGGACAAATACGGCATCGGTCAGGTGAGCGTGGACAATGCTTTCCACTACCTTTGGGGCGGCGGTTATGTGATGGATGCCGCGAAGAAGGGCTACATCGCCTACACCAACTGCACCTCGACTTTGGGTGAAGTGGTGCCTTTCGGGGGTAAGTTCCCTGTCCTGGGCACCAACCCGCATTCTTGGGGCCTGCCCACGCAGGATGCCTGTGGTTTCCCCATCGTGATCGACTGGGCGACCAGCACCGTGGCCATGGGCCGTGTGCAGCAGCTCAAGCGTGAAGGTAAGCCGTTGCCTCCTGGCGCTGCGGTGGATGCGGAAGGTAACCCTACCACGGACGCTAACGCGGCTCAGTGGCTGCTGCCCTTCGGGGCTCACAAGGGCTATGGCCTCTCCCTTTTGATCGAGGTGATGGGTGCCATGATCGGGGGGTCTCTGCCCACTCTGCGTGGCGGTGGTGCCCACCCTGATATCAAGGGCAAGCCCGCACCAGCCGGTGAGAAGCGCACCAGCAGCTTCTACTTCCAGGTCATCCATCCTGATGCGATCAGCAGCGGTTTGTTCGCTCAAGGGCGTGACTTTGCCAGCAACCTGAAAGCGGTCATCGACGACATCTTGGGGCACGGTAATGAGGCGTGCATGCTCCCCGGCCAGCCTGAGGCACAGAACGCAACGCATACGCAGAAAGCAGGCGGATTGCTCTTCTCCACCGCGGAAGTGGACGCGCTCAACGAGATCGCTGATGAAGTGGGCGTGGCACGTTTCGATGCGGCTAGCCTGCCGGTTTACGACGCCTAA
- a CDS encoding ammonium transporter: MSAAFPSWRTLACGLLVTTFFTLGSVSAQEGAAPAAAAPAAEAPATPSLEELATDVGDLQAYVNNSARVSEAGKSKIAGPGPGHNAWQMVSTALVIFMTLPGLALFYGGLVRKKNILSVIAQCMGIAGLVTLLWWACGYSLAFGAGNAFIGDLQYKFLEGVSPYATGAGYHWISDAMWAMFQLSFAIITPALIVGAIAERMKFISVLVFTAIWMFVVYFPFAHMVWSTTGFMCGPLNPEAGIKAIDFAGGTVVHMTSGWSALVLCILLGKRKGFGKEPMAPHSMVLCAVGTGMLWVGWYGFNAGSALGADGIAANAFMTTTLAAAIAGFVWGVLEWITRGKPSVLGFCSGIVAGLVVVTPGAGFVTANGAVIMGLLAGVVPFIAVAYLKKIFGYDDALDTFGVHGVGGTLGAILTGILASKDANPGIEGLLDGLLMEQLKAVGLTVVWSVAATVVITIIVKVTVGLRPTPEVEEIGLDLAEHGEAGYEH; this comes from the coding sequence ATGTCTGCCGCATTCCCCTCCTGGCGCACTCTTGCGTGTGGCCTCCTTGTAACCACGTTTTTCACCTTGGGCTCGGTCTCAGCTCAGGAGGGTGCAGCGCCTGCTGCAGCCGCCCCCGCTGCCGAAGCTCCAGCGACCCCATCCCTGGAAGAACTCGCCACGGACGTGGGTGATCTCCAAGCTTACGTCAACAACAGCGCTCGCGTTTCTGAAGCTGGGAAGTCCAAGATCGCAGGTCCTGGCCCAGGTCACAATGCCTGGCAGATGGTCAGCACGGCGCTGGTGATTTTCATGACACTACCAGGTTTGGCGCTGTTCTACGGCGGTCTGGTACGCAAGAAGAACATCCTCTCTGTGATCGCTCAGTGCATGGGCATTGCGGGGCTGGTCACGCTGCTCTGGTGGGCCTGCGGTTACAGCCTGGCCTTCGGTGCGGGCAATGCCTTCATCGGTGACCTTCAGTATAAATTCCTGGAAGGTGTCTCTCCTTACGCCACCGGCGCTGGCTATCACTGGATCTCTGATGCCATGTGGGCCATGTTCCAATTGAGCTTTGCCATCATCACTCCAGCTCTGATTGTCGGTGCCATCGCTGAGCGCATGAAGTTCATCTCCGTGCTGGTTTTCACCGCCATCTGGATGTTCGTGGTTTACTTCCCCTTTGCCCACATGGTGTGGAGCACGACTGGCTTTATGTGCGGTCCGCTGAATCCTGAGGCGGGCATCAAAGCCATCGACTTCGCAGGCGGCACCGTGGTGCACATGACCTCGGGTTGGAGCGCGCTGGTGCTCTGCATCCTTCTGGGCAAGCGCAAAGGTTTTGGCAAAGAGCCGATGGCTCCTCACAGCATGGTGCTCTGCGCCGTCGGCACCGGCATGCTCTGGGTCGGCTGGTATGGTTTCAATGCAGGTTCCGCTCTGGGCGCAGACGGTATCGCTGCCAACGCTTTCATGACTACCACGCTGGCGGCTGCCATTGCTGGATTTGTCTGGGGCGTGCTGGAGTGGATCACACGTGGTAAGCCTTCCGTGCTCGGTTTCTGCTCCGGTATTGTCGCCGGTCTGGTGGTGGTGACTCCTGGTGCTGGTTTTGTGACGGCCAATGGCGCTGTGATCATGGGTCTGCTGGCTGGTGTGGTGCCTTTCATCGCTGTGGCTTACCTGAAGAAAATCTTCGGTTACGATGATGCGCTGGATACTTTCGGCGTGCACGGAGTCGGCGGCACCCTCGGCGCGATCTTGACGGGTATCCTGGCCAGCAAAGATGCCAACCCTGGCATCGAAGGTCTGCTGGATGGCCTGCTCATGGAACAGCTCAAAGCTGTGGGCCTCACCGTGGTCTGGAGCGTGGCTGCAACTGTGGTTATCACCATCATTGTGAAAGTGACCGTGGGTCTGCGTCCGACACCGGAAGTGGAAGAAATCGGTCTGGACCTTGCCGAACATGGCGAAGCTGGCTACGAACACTAA
- a CDS encoding DNA-directed RNA polymerase subunit alpha has product MPVRLARFEMPSRLVRNEATATDTYAQFVAEPFDKGYGHTIGNSLRRVLLSSLEGAAITSVKIRGAEHEFSTLPGVLEDVVQIVLNLKKVRFRHHSETKEARLLSISVEKDGSVTAGDIKEDNHYEVINKDQVICTLDRKTKFECEFEVRVGRGFSTWEENKRPDTPIGVIPIDSIYSPVTRVKYAVENTRVGQNTDYDKLVLDIWTDGRIAPADALLQSASILRHHLDVFVNYDDKAIEFEAAPEAQTEENSELRKLLNMSVNEIELSVRAANCLNNANITSVGQLAMKSEAEMLRYRNFGKKSLTEIKEKLAELGLSLGMKFDSSLLEPTSGASSLLARSSMLADDDDEADAVGFANLIDSHLPDGDDDE; this is encoded by the coding sequence ATGCCAGTCCGTCTCGCCCGATTCGAAATGCCGAGTCGCCTCGTCCGCAACGAGGCTACAGCTACCGATACCTACGCTCAGTTCGTCGCCGAACCTTTCGACAAAGGTTATGGCCACACGATCGGTAACTCCTTGCGCCGTGTGCTGCTTTCCTCCCTGGAAGGTGCCGCCATCACATCTGTGAAAATTCGTGGCGCTGAGCATGAGTTCAGCACCCTGCCTGGCGTCCTGGAAGACGTGGTACAGATCGTTCTGAACCTGAAGAAGGTGCGTTTCCGCCACCACAGCGAGACCAAAGAAGCTCGCCTGCTTTCCATCAGCGTCGAGAAAGACGGCTCTGTCACTGCCGGTGACATCAAGGAAGACAATCACTACGAAGTGATCAACAAGGACCAGGTGATCTGCACCCTGGACCGCAAAACCAAGTTTGAGTGCGAGTTCGAAGTGCGTGTCGGCCGTGGTTTCTCCACCTGGGAAGAAAACAAGCGCCCTGATACCCCGATTGGCGTGATCCCAATCGACTCCATCTACAGCCCGGTGACCCGCGTGAAATACGCCGTGGAAAACACCCGTGTCGGTCAGAACACCGACTATGACAAGCTGGTGTTGGACATCTGGACCGATGGCCGCATCGCCCCTGCGGATGCTCTGCTTCAGTCCGCTTCCATCCTGCGTCACCACCTGGACGTGTTCGTCAACTACGACGACAAGGCCATCGAATTCGAAGCGGCTCCAGAAGCCCAGACCGAAGAAAACAGCGAGCTGCGCAAGCTCCTGAACATGAGCGTCAACGAGATTGAGCTGTCCGTCCGCGCGGCGAATTGCCTGAACAACGCCAACATCACCTCCGTGGGCCAGTTGGCCATGAAGTCCGAGGCCGAGATGCTGCGTTACCGCAACTTCGGCAAGAAGTCCCTCACCGAAATCAAAGAGAAGCTGGCCGAACTGGGGCTGTCTCTCGGCATGAAGTTCGACTCCTCGCTGCTTGAGCCGACCTCAGGTGCCAGCTCCTTGCTTGCTCGCAGCAGCATGCTTGCTGACGATGATGATGAAGCCGATGCTGTTGGTTTCGCTAACCTGATCGATAGCCATCTGCCTGATGGTGACGACGACGAATAA
- the rplQ gene encoding 50S ribosomal protein L17, whose translation MKHGRKVPKLQRDAAHRKALLANLVCALVEHRRIRTTLAKAKAVRPLAEKMVTLGKRGDLHARRTAIAELRQTGSVKKLFEEIAPASKERQGGYTRIIKLGQRRSDSAPMAFIEWVDAYVPAAAAPAAEEAEAEVVTAEAPAEEAPKKKRSTKKAAEAAAE comes from the coding sequence ATGAAACACGGAAGAAAAGTCCCTAAACTCCAGCGCGACGCTGCTCACCGCAAAGCTTTGCTGGCCAACTTGGTGTGCGCCTTGGTGGAGCATCGCCGCATCCGCACCACTTTGGCGAAGGCCAAAGCCGTGCGCCCGCTGGCTGAGAAGATGGTTACCCTGGGCAAGCGTGGTGACCTTCACGCTCGCCGCACGGCCATCGCTGAATTGCGCCAGACTGGCTCGGTGAAGAAGCTGTTCGAAGAGATCGCCCCTGCTTCCAAAGAGCGTCAAGGCGGCTACACCCGCATCATCAAGCTCGGCCAGCGCCGTAGCGACTCCGCTCCGATGGCTTTCATCGAGTGGGTGGACGCTTACGTCCCCGCCGCTGCTGCTCCTGCAGCTGAAGAAGCTGAGGCTGAAGTGGTGACTGCTGAGGCTCCTGCCGAAGAAGCTCCGAAGAAGAAGCGCTCCACGAAGAAGGCTGCTGAGGCTGCCGCTGAGTAA
- a CDS encoding isoprenyl transferase, whose product MPTPPSEELKCIPRHIAIIMDGNGRWAKERGLPRTEGHRSGADTVRRVTEVCGEMGVEYLTLYAFSSENWKRPKREVDALMKLLEQFLRVKTKEMQEQNVRLQAIGRLHDLPKSCQDQLHKSIEQTSQNTGLTLILALSYGGREEIIDGVKSLLESVEKGHLDKGMIDGDVFSKHLYTRYYPDPDLLIRTSGELRISNFLLWQLSYTEFYVTQKLWPDFSKEDLKDAVREYGRRQRRFGGV is encoded by the coding sequence ATGCCCACGCCTCCTTCGGAAGAGCTGAAATGCATCCCTCGGCACATTGCCATCATCATGGATGGTAATGGGCGCTGGGCTAAGGAGCGTGGGCTGCCGCGGACGGAGGGGCACCGCTCCGGGGCCGATACCGTGCGCCGAGTCACGGAGGTGTGTGGAGAGATGGGTGTGGAGTATCTGACACTCTACGCATTCTCGTCTGAAAACTGGAAGCGGCCAAAGCGCGAGGTCGATGCTCTGATGAAGCTGCTCGAGCAGTTTCTCCGGGTCAAAACCAAGGAAATGCAGGAGCAAAACGTGCGTCTGCAGGCCATCGGACGGCTGCACGACCTGCCCAAATCTTGCCAAGATCAGCTTCACAAGTCGATCGAGCAAACCTCTCAAAACACCGGCCTAACCTTGATCTTAGCTCTCAGCTACGGTGGCCGTGAAGAGATCATCGACGGTGTGAAGAGTCTGCTGGAGAGCGTGGAGAAAGGCCATCTCGACAAAGGCATGATTGATGGAGATGTCTTCAGCAAACATCTCTACACCCGTTATTATCCCGATCCTGATTTGCTTATCCGCACGAGCGGTGAACTGCGCATCTCGAACTTCCTTCTCTGGCAGCTCAGTTACACGGAGTTCTATGTCACCCAGAAGCTCTGGCCGGACTTCAGCAAAGAAGATCTGAAGGATGCGGTGCGTGAATATGGCCGTCGTCAGCGGCGCTTCGGTGGGGTTTGA
- a CDS encoding alkaline phosphatase family protein, with protein MPRTAILNVVGLTRRLIGEHTPNIRAFVERNRLGLVEPVVPAVTCTAQATYVTGKLPRDHGIVANGWYDRDYAEHRFWKQPEQLIQCEKLWDVMRKQDRDFTCAKVFWWFNMHSTADYAITPRPLYLSDGGKIFDIHTQPMGMRDRVKKELGAFPFMHFWGPASGIESSQWIAASAKWIEEKHWPTLSLVYLPHLDYNLQRVGLDMPKIEGDLQQIDEVVGDLIKFYERRQIQVILLSEYGITDVDQPVHLNRVFREHHWLSIKDELGTETLDLGGSRAFAIADHQLAHIYVNDESILAEVKSVLEQTPGVQQVLGKVEKHYLGLNHERSGDLIAVADARSWFTYYHWFDDAKAPEFARCVDIHRKCGYDPVELFVDPALRYPKLKVGMKLAKKLAGFRMKMDVIPLDATLVKGSHGRVPEDVEDWPVLIGHLPHLPRAGAVPATQVYEHLLEACSRK; from the coding sequence ATGCCTCGCACAGCCATTCTCAATGTCGTTGGTTTGACTCGCCGTCTGATCGGTGAGCACACGCCAAACATCCGAGCCTTTGTGGAGCGCAATCGTCTGGGCTTGGTGGAGCCGGTGGTGCCTGCTGTCACCTGCACCGCTCAGGCGACGTATGTGACGGGGAAGCTACCCCGGGATCACGGCATCGTGGCCAATGGCTGGTATGATCGTGATTACGCAGAGCATCGATTTTGGAAGCAACCCGAGCAGCTCATTCAATGCGAAAAGCTCTGGGATGTGATGCGCAAACAGGATCGGGACTTCACCTGCGCCAAGGTCTTCTGGTGGTTTAACATGCACTCCACGGCGGACTACGCCATCACCCCGCGGCCGCTGTATCTTTCGGATGGAGGCAAGATCTTCGACATCCATACGCAGCCCATGGGGATGCGTGATCGGGTGAAAAAGGAATTGGGGGCTTTCCCCTTCATGCACTTCTGGGGCCCGGCCTCGGGTATCGAGTCCAGTCAATGGATTGCAGCAAGTGCTAAGTGGATTGAGGAAAAGCACTGGCCCACTCTCAGCCTCGTGTATCTGCCGCATCTGGATTACAATCTCCAGCGCGTCGGTCTGGACATGCCAAAAATCGAGGGTGATTTACAGCAGATCGATGAGGTGGTAGGAGACTTGATCAAGTTTTACGAGCGCCGCCAAATTCAGGTGATCCTGCTCTCTGAATACGGAATCACCGATGTGGATCAGCCGGTGCATCTGAATCGGGTGTTCCGCGAGCATCATTGGTTATCCATCAAGGATGAGCTGGGCACAGAGACCTTGGATCTGGGGGGCAGTCGGGCCTTTGCCATTGCCGATCATCAGCTCGCCCACATCTACGTGAACGATGAAAGTATCCTGGCAGAGGTGAAGTCCGTGCTGGAGCAGACGCCGGGGGTGCAGCAGGTCTTGGGTAAGGTGGAGAAACATTACCTGGGGCTGAATCATGAACGGAGCGGTGATCTGATCGCTGTGGCGGACGCTCGCAGTTGGTTCACCTACTATCACTGGTTTGATGATGCCAAGGCTCCGGAGTTTGCCCGCTGTGTGGATATCCATCGGAAATGTGGGTATGATCCGGTGGAGCTTTTTGTCGATCCGGCTTTAAGATATCCCAAACTGAAGGTCGGCATGAAGCTGGCCAAGAAATTGGCGGGCTTCCGCATGAAGATGGATGTGATCCCGCTCGATGCCACGCTGGTGAAAGGTAGTCACGGGCGCGTGCCTGAGGATGTCGAGGACTGGCCGGTGCTCATCGGTCACTTGCCGCATTTGCCGCGTGCTGGTGCCGTGCCAGCCACGCAGGTTTATGAGCATCTTTTGGAGGCTTGTTCACGGAAATAA
- a CDS encoding C39 family peptidase, which yields MKTLGYLLLVLGTSWIGFVRTADAQSSPISNVAVILNVDLDPLLNLSQLWTWTPETLESRYVGLKETGQTKVPEFQWLSSAKDRARFSRKAFGDVDTRLTMFGKSIKVEEVLLEFVKGRAARVTISFYNRGDSGEVDAAEFDRTFKTVGRNLGQVLKVAPSNQSAVASSVVKTVSWQWKSPLGLALLEHNDFNSGGVQGRPEFLRLKLAAPDQADWSMGKLAVGVQRMALSKNITKTNTGDVYIAGVPMVDQGAKGYCVAASCQRLLEYMQIPCDQHQIAELVSADAQSGADIFVMQKSLGKIDGSFKVSFKPFINPELYYMSNGKRRVSQRQFHLAVKEHVDKGVPLLWALELGRFPEKPELPNEGQVSGGHMRLVIGYNERTNEVLFTDSWGAGHELKRMAEDGAYEVTLGLYSMSPRGL from the coding sequence ATGAAAACACTGGGTTATCTGCTGCTGGTGCTGGGTACCTCCTGGATCGGTTTTGTGAGGACCGCTGATGCTCAGTCGAGTCCGATATCCAATGTCGCTGTCATTCTCAATGTGGATCTGGATCCGCTGTTGAACCTGAGCCAGTTATGGACCTGGACTCCCGAGACCTTGGAGAGTCGCTACGTGGGGCTGAAAGAAACCGGACAAACCAAGGTGCCTGAGTTTCAGTGGCTTTCCTCCGCCAAGGACCGAGCACGATTTTCCCGCAAGGCGTTTGGGGATGTCGATACCCGACTCACGATGTTCGGTAAATCCATCAAGGTGGAGGAAGTCTTGTTGGAGTTCGTCAAAGGCCGTGCCGCTCGAGTGACGATCTCATTCTACAACCGGGGTGATTCGGGCGAGGTAGATGCGGCGGAGTTTGATCGCACTTTTAAAACGGTGGGGCGCAATCTGGGGCAGGTGTTGAAAGTGGCCCCCTCCAATCAATCGGCAGTGGCCAGTTCGGTCGTGAAAACCGTGAGTTGGCAGTGGAAAAGCCCGTTGGGGCTGGCTCTGTTGGAACACAACGATTTTAACAGCGGTGGGGTGCAAGGTCGGCCTGAATTTCTGCGGTTGAAGCTGGCCGCACCGGATCAGGCGGACTGGAGCATGGGTAAGCTGGCGGTGGGGGTGCAGCGGATGGCTCTTTCGAAAAACATCACGAAGACCAACACTGGAGATGTGTATATAGCGGGTGTGCCGATGGTGGACCAGGGGGCCAAAGGTTACTGCGTGGCGGCGAGCTGCCAGCGCCTGCTGGAATACATGCAGATCCCCTGTGACCAGCACCAGATCGCTGAATTGGTCAGCGCAGATGCGCAGTCGGGCGCGGACATTTTTGTGATGCAAAAGAGCCTCGGCAAGATCGACGGCAGCTTCAAGGTGAGTTTCAAGCCCTTCATCAACCCCGAACTCTATTACATGAGCAACGGTAAGCGGCGGGTGTCTCAGCGTCAGTTTCATCTGGCTGTCAAAGAGCACGTCGATAAAGGCGTGCCGCTGCTCTGGGCTCTGGAGTTAGGGCGCTTTCCGGAAAAGCCGGAGTTGCCTAACGAGGGGCAAGTAAGCGGCGGACACATGCGGCTGGTCATCGGCTACAATGAGCGCACGAATGAGGTCCTTTTCACCGATTCCTGGGGGGCAGGTCATGAGCTCAAACGGATGGCGGAAGATGGTGCTTATGAGGTGACGCTGGGGCTTTATTCCATGTCTCCACGGGGCCTTTGA
- a CDS encoding MFS transporter: protein MSQPDPKTRTFRNELWRSLPAGVLDTLSATFGMLIAVRVFHMGDMAKSIFLSATSSGMMVSLFVVPLLLKARSTISRTAAKVQILGGGFMALSAVFHDNPWMYIGGLSVGLFCFSMQIPLLTQIYRLNYPASERGRLFAIAGVTRAATAVAFGFFGGWLMGLDLAYYRWLLWAFALSGFVSGLWTYGLPVTPWDIDEATPAGLWSALRWVKLDHDFRTLLISWMMMGVGNLVAACLFVEYLANPRHGINLPEQQVAWIAGVIPVLARTLTSYPWGLIYDRVGLFTVRTILNLIFAAGILTFYLGHGVFLWGLGMALWGVANAGGNVTWGLWVTKLAPKNAVAEYMSVHSFLTGLRGLLAPYLAFAALKVMSFQSLSVLCGIAIVAASAFITVRARGSDDETRRRLGPGERL, encoded by the coding sequence ATGTCCCAACCTGACCCGAAGACGCGCACTTTTCGCAATGAATTGTGGAGGTCCTTGCCTGCGGGGGTGCTGGATACTCTCTCGGCCACGTTTGGCATGCTCATTGCCGTGCGGGTTTTCCACATGGGGGATATGGCCAAGTCCATCTTCCTGAGCGCGACGAGCAGTGGCATGATGGTGAGCCTGTTTGTGGTGCCACTCTTGCTCAAGGCCCGCAGCACCATCTCCAGGACGGCGGCCAAGGTGCAGATCCTTGGGGGCGGTTTCATGGCTTTATCGGCGGTGTTTCATGACAATCCGTGGATGTATATCGGGGGGCTGAGCGTGGGCCTGTTCTGCTTTTCCATGCAGATCCCGTTGCTCACGCAGATCTATCGGCTCAACTACCCTGCCTCAGAGCGAGGGCGCCTCTTTGCCATCGCTGGGGTGACACGTGCGGCGACGGCCGTGGCCTTTGGTTTCTTCGGCGGTTGGCTCATGGGGCTGGATCTGGCTTACTATCGCTGGCTGCTCTGGGCCTTTGCCTTGTCGGGCTTTGTATCGGGGCTGTGGACTTACGGTTTACCCGTCACGCCATGGGACATTGATGAGGCGACCCCGGCTGGATTGTGGTCGGCCTTACGGTGGGTGAAGCTTGATCATGACTTCCGCACCCTGCTCATCTCCTGGATGATGATGGGAGTGGGGAATCTGGTGGCGGCTTGCCTCTTCGTCGAATATCTGGCCAATCCTCGGCATGGCATCAATCTCCCTGAGCAGCAGGTGGCCTGGATCGCCGGGGTGATCCCCGTTCTCGCACGCACTCTGACCAGTTATCCCTGGGGGCTCATCTATGACCGAGTGGGCCTCTTTACCGTGCGCACGATTTTAAACCTCATCTTCGCCGCCGGTATCCTCACCTTTTACCTCGGTCATGGCGTCTTCTTATGGGGCTTGGGAATGGCGCTGTGGGGGGTGGCCAATGCAGGAGGAAACGTCACCTGGGGGCTATGGGTGACCAAACTGGCTCCGAAGAATGCCGTTGCGGAATACATGAGCGTCCACAGCTTTCTCACGGGCCTGCGCGGCTTGTTGGCACCTTATCTGGCCTTCGCTGCGCTCAAGGTGATGAGCTTTCAAAGCCTGTCCGTGCTGTGCGGCATTGCCATCGTGGCGGCCAGCGCCTTCATCACGGTGCGTGCCCGGGGGAGCGATGATGAAACACGCCGCCGTTTAGGGCCTGGCGAGCGATTGTGA